A genomic segment from Pedobacter sp. MC2016-14 encodes:
- a CDS encoding aldo/keto reductase yields MEYRQLGNSGLRVPVLSFGTATFGGANEFFKAWGSTQVEEATRMVNLCLDAGVNFFDTANGYSSGVAEEILGKALKGLRDKVLVSTKATFPTGDGVNDFGSSRIHLIKACEDSLRRLGTEHIDVYHMHGFDGNTPVDETLKALDNLVQSGKVRYIACSNFSGWHLMKSLSVSERYGWSKYIAHQAYYSLLDRDFEWELMPLSIEEKIGTIVWSPLSSGKLSGKYRRNQPYPTDGRVSQGGSPVISVSADDERLYNIVDVLDELVQETGKTAAQISLNWLLQRPTVANIIIGARDEAQLKQNLDAVGWNLTTDQVKRLDQASDLRPSYPYWHQRQFEMLHTAPELYK; encoded by the coding sequence ATGGAATACAGACAGTTAGGAAACTCGGGTTTAAGAGTACCCGTATTGAGTTTTGGTACAGCTACTTTTGGTGGCGCAAATGAATTTTTTAAAGCATGGGGTAGCACGCAGGTTGAGGAAGCAACACGAATGGTTAACCTTTGCCTGGATGCGGGGGTGAACTTCTTTGACACGGCAAATGGTTATTCTTCCGGTGTTGCTGAAGAGATATTAGGAAAAGCCCTGAAGGGTTTGAGGGATAAAGTGCTGGTATCTACCAAGGCTACTTTTCCAACAGGAGATGGGGTTAATGATTTTGGTTCTTCACGGATCCATTTGATTAAAGCATGCGAAGATAGCTTAAGGCGATTGGGAACAGAGCACATAGATGTTTATCATATGCATGGCTTTGATGGCAACACGCCAGTTGATGAAACATTAAAGGCTTTGGATAATCTGGTTCAGAGTGGTAAAGTGCGGTACATTGCCTGCTCTAATTTTTCTGGCTGGCACCTCATGAAGTCGTTGTCGGTTTCCGAACGTTACGGCTGGTCTAAATATATTGCGCATCAAGCTTATTACTCTCTGCTGGACCGCGATTTTGAGTGGGAATTGATGCCCTTGAGCATTGAAGAAAAGATAGGTACTATTGTTTGGAGCCCACTTTCCAGTGGTAAGTTGAGCGGAAAATACCGCAGAAATCAGCCTTATCCAACAGATGGAAGGGTATCTCAGGGCGGTAGCCCGGTTATTTCTGTTTCTGCAGATGACGAAAGGTTATACAATATTGTTGATGTGCTGGATGAGCTGGTACAGGAAACTGGCAAAACGGCAGCTCAAATTTCTTTGAATTGGTTGCTGCAAAGACCAACAGTTGCCAATATTATTATTGGTGCAAGGGATGAAGCCCAGCTGAAACAAAACCTGGATGCGGTAGGATGGAACCTGACTACCGATCAGGTAAAGCGTTTGGATCAGGCAAGCGATCTTCGTCCTTCCTATCCATACTGGCACCAGCGTCAGTTTGAAATGCTACATACCGCACCAGAATTGTATAAATAG